From the Papaver somniferum cultivar HN1 chromosome 2, ASM357369v1, whole genome shotgun sequence genome, the window TCCATACTCAGTTAGATTAAGGGAATTTACATAGCTCTTAGAAAGCATATTACAGTTTAGGAATTCCTAAGGTGCTTTGTTAGGGTGTTGCCCATGTCACTTgatatttatatacatatatatggaATGTGAAGGTTGTCCGTCCATCCATGCATCCATTAGATATAAACCCGTTGGATGCTGGATTAAATGTGGATATCAAATTTAATATCCGTAATGAATTGGATTGGTTGCAGATGAGGTGAAAATCGGTCCATACCACCCATGCTAGTAAGGCTTACCCGTATGGGCTAGATTGAATGCTAGATTGGTCAAAAAAGTGTTGgaaatcatgaaaaaagtgtgggaaaaaagttaacactagcatttgatagttctctctcctaacaattgctcccagttcaactatcagcgagattgaaaagctgaatggttcagcgctcaaaaaaGTGTTTCTAACGCTGAACGGTTCAACGCTAGGAGATAAATTTTATGATCTAACGGCTGATATTTAAAACGCTGAATCAAACAGTGTTTTACAGTGGTCACAgatgacgtggatgaccaatctagctgttagatatctagcccataggacttaggaggttgtccatgctgacgtggatggccaatctaacagttagatatctagcccatagaaCTTAGCCTAAGCCACACATTTCACTACTTCAGTAGGTGATCGAAACAAAATATTTAGAATTTCTACCAGAAAAAAGACTCTTTTACTTTTAGCTTCGTAATTTTTGTGTGGTGACCATGGAATGCAAAACTTGAGGCCCTAAACTAGGACACCACAGGTAGGGAAGGAACCTAACTTTATTCCTCTGTTGGTAAGAGAATAGCCACATACGTAACAATGACATTTGCTTTTTATTTTTCAGTGGGGGACCTTCGAAATTTAGATCTGCCTGACTTAAGACACTTGGAGTCTTAGAGTGTTGCACATGCAATatcttatcttgtctccttcaagaTATTAGGTACTTTTTCAAGGAAGCAAGCTACTTGAACCACTCATAGTAACCATCGCGGTTTTAAAATAATCAGTTGTCAACACAGCCCGAGAAAACAAAGTCTcatcagagagaaaaaaaaatctaaacacAGATTATGGAAACTAAAAAGGGCATTCTGCTGCGTTTTATGTTAGTAAACCTAAACCGTCAGACTATTGGTGGCTGGTTGATCATGTGACCGGTTTTTGTTGTCCCAGCTCAAAAAAACTAACAGGACCTGATCAGGTAGTAACTTGCATCCAACGGTGTTACGAATTTAACTAGTGTTTTAGTAAAACATTCTAGGGCCTAAGCAACGGCAGAACCAACAAAGTAATGAAGTGTGATGTGAATCATGTGATCAACTTATTATGTTCAACAACGAAGTACTTTTTAAGTACATTATTTTAACCGAGTACAAAGTACTACTGCTATTACTGATATAAGTTGTTCAAATATCTGGACCTCACAAATATTTTATAAATCACAAGAAAACATGGACAGTCTCCTCACAAGCCACTACTGGCTCTCGAATCGATTGGCGATCCAGATTTCACCTGTAAATCAGAACCCAGAAAAGATTAATGAATGAAATAGGGAAGAACCAAGTGATGGGCTGATCAGGTTGGTCATTAGGGCACATATTATTCTAAACATTAACTGCTACCAGAACATTTGATCACCAATAGGAAATTTTATCCTCTCTACCGGCCTCTGGAGTCAACAGAACGGCTGCGATCAGATCTCACCTACCAAATCAAACCACTTCCATAAAAATCCACGAAATATGATACTGTAAAGCATAAATTATTAACAAAAAAGAGTTCAACCTCTTACCACAGGTGAAAGAGACTGGGATAAGCTCCTGCTTCGGCTGGGAGTTCGTTTTTTCGAACTTCTCACACGTCTCTGATGATGAAGGCAGCAGAATGtcaagttaaaaaaaaatcctcTTTTTCGGAGAGATCATTCACATGAACAAATTAAAACAAGAAAACAGTGAATAAGGGCAAGACATGAATGATAATTAGGCTAAAGAACTTACAGCTGGTAATGGAGATCTTGATCTTGATGGGGATCTGCAAAATATCCAGAAACAACTTAGTCTATTTACAAAACAATGACACTTGTTCCATCACGAAAGTATCACACcccaaactaaataaaactgaAGAAAAAATCCTCATAGACCTAGGTTGCGCTCTAATGAAAGAGACTGCCAAAGAACTTCAGCAATGAGACCACTGAGAAGGTGCATGACACGAGAAATGAACACAATGTCCATAACATATACTCAAGATAATGAAAGATTGATAAGTGTTCAACTGACATCTTCCAAATGGACCAGCAAATTCAAATAACAGTATAGTTCAAGAAAACGGCTATTTGCATGATCAAGTTGGATAAGGAAATAATCATGATTCAGTTCCACCACCGCTTAGTGTAACCGCTAAGTTCCAACAATGATTAGTCATAATCCAGCTTTAAGCTTTTCTCCATCCCAGTGTCCCACTTTAGCTCCAATGGGTGCACACCATGTATATAAGATATAGGAGTTAATATATGATTTAGGTTTGCAAAGTGTGCCCATCTAAATTAAGCATGCATACCTCCACAACCAAGAGAGTTGCAGACAGTTGCACCATATATCCAAGAAAGTTCCTAACATGCTATCCCCAAATCTCTGCAAAAGCCATATCTAAAAAACAAACAAGGCAACCTTCATCATAAACACAAGATGCAAGCTGGACAACCCAGAATGCTTTTTCTCATTATCTCCATCCTCCCTTCAAAACTTTCACCGTGTTGaggaagtaaacaattttttaaaaagaaacaaaaagaccAAGACGAACAACATGGGATGATGAGACAACCCCACTCTTTTACACAGTCCTCCAGACAACTAAAACCTTAAGTAGTCACAGGTAACTTGCATATAGAAGAGGAAAATAAGTTTCCAAACAAGGATATTCATCACAACAATGCAAAGCCGGATCAGCGGACATTTGAAAGAAAACAAGTACAATAGAAAACCAAcgataaaaccaaaaataaacaaataacccGTGGTTAGAAAGAAGATCCACTCTGGTAAAACAATTTATAGTTTtcctttttgtatttgtttgtaAAGTGGATTTTCCAACGAGTTCAAGAAATCCAAAATAGCAAGTCCTCTTCCCCTTGTAATTAAAAAAGTAGTAAGTCCTCTTCTCCTTGTAATTAAAAAATGAACGTCTTATGGGATACTATAACATCACTTTACGCTCTTatcctattttttttcttttctttttgctcGATATGCTTTTCTTATCCATTTAAAAGGGAACTATCAGAAAGACAAATGAAATGATGTGTGCGAAAGAACTATGAGTTCATGGTGCATCAACAAGGTCTCTATGAGATTGGAAACATCATAACATGGAGGATGATAGGGCAATTATAAAATCATACTGGGtccagaaaatatgaagaaatagaaTACGGGGACAAACTTTTAACAATGAACAATGAGAATTTAAGGAATTAACCTAACCAAAAAAACTAAAGCAAGGTTTAAAAAAGCGAAAGCGTAAAGCGCTGTGAGAAAACATTATTGAAGAGCTGCTTCACAAAATAGAtgataatataaataaataaataaatacttataAATCTATGTGAAGCTTCCTAACATAAAACCAAAAAATCTATGTGAAACTAAGTTGCCAACATGATAAAGGGAAACTAAGAAGTTCTCAACATGATAGATGATACAaacaaaaggagaagaagaaacgttGTTGAATGAGTTTAATAAAATAGTTTCGGTTTTTTAGTATTATTTACTCAGAAAACAGTCGAACAAACGCTAGGGCCTGTTTACTGGGCTTCAAAGGCcaattatttgtttatttatatTAGACCAGATCATAAAGTGCACGCTCTGATGCATTTGGGGCCTAAGGCGCAAAAAAAAGAAAGCGCCAGAATGCTTTTTAAAACAACGAACCAAAGTATAGTGACAATCTCATGAAACAAGCACAATAATAAAAAGCATACCTGGACACAGAGGCTGAACGAGAATCTGAAGATACAGATCTGGATCGAGATCTAGACACGGAATAGCGAGAAGATTTGGTCCTTGGAGACTTGCTGCAAAGCAGTTCCACAATGGTAAGTACTGAGAACAATTCTTCACTAAAACAACTATTGAGACTCGACAAAGAAATTTGCTAAAACCTCCGGCTCTTGCTCCGACTGTAGCTGCGGCTTCTGCTCCTCAAAGATGAACTCCGACTCCTGCTCCGGGATAAACTCCGCCTTGAGTCATACTCCTTCACCTATAGTAGAAAACAGAAAGCAGAAAGCTAAGAACCATGGTTTTGTCAACGGAAAAAGAAAGGATACTCCGGACCCGGCTAGTACTCAGGCATCATTTTTCTACTATCAGGCTGTAGCGCACTGCATGGTATTCACCAATTCATATACCAGGTGAAATAATAATTGCAATCATACTGAAAGCTTTCTTTATCGGTGAGTCAGCTAAAAGGATTCAGGGACATATGAATGTAGAGCAGAGTAGACCATACCCGCACATAAGCCCGAGAAAATGCATTGCGAAACTCGGAGTCGTCAAGCTTTCGTATCtgttaaaaacaaacataagaatcATTCATCTGAAACAAGAAATCAGGCTAAtatcataaaaataaaatttagtcattcaactTACCGCATATTTCATGTCATCATAGTTTGTGTAATCAACAACACCGATAGTACCTAAACAATGAACATAAAGACAATACTTAGAGGAAGAAAAAAGTATTAGGTCCAGGTATTTTGTATGGCGTCCTAGTTTTATAAAAGTACAGGCATTTTAATCAACTGTGCAAGAGCCAAAAGTGGAATAATAAACTGGTTAACAATCCTCACTTGAGACTTTGGACAATGTAGTAATCGTATGCCACCAGTATAGTAAAAAGTCAGGCCGCAGCAGACAATAAACCAATAGGTTAACAACAATCTTTACCAAGCCCAACCCCAACACACAATAGCCACTCCAAAACTGTGAAAGAATAAGATAGAAACTCACAATCATAGAAGTTGAATCGACTTACCACTGCCTTCACGATACACTTGCGAGAAACAGACATCCCCGGCTCGGCGCATGTGATCCTTACCAATTGATGCAAACAAATTTTAGTCCAACAAAAACAATGAGAATAACTGGATAAGTAGTTGTACAAGCAAACTGATGGATGATCAATATTTTCACCCAATAATTATTGTGAAAGAGGGGGGAAATGTTGAAAATTATGTATACCTTTAGGTCTTGCCATGAAGCAGAAGAAGGTAATCCAGTGACCAACACTGCATAAGAAACAATAAATTTATTTTCACAGAAAAATTGTACGCCGTATAGATATAATATAGGGAAACAATATAGTAGGAAAACAGACCACGGTAGTCTGAGCGCCTGGATACTCCACCACGACCACCGCCGCTACTGTAACTGCTATGACGATCTATTGATGACGACTGCCCTCGCCCACCATGTGCAAGTTCCACCTATAAAGTTGTGGGGAATAATTATTGATTGAAATTTGTAACTAAGACAATATTGGGTCTTCAACAAGTCCTTGAAAGGATAAACCAACATGACACCATTAACaacaatgacaaaaaaaaaacccgcaaACGATGCCCATCGAAGCTATACCCATCCCGACCACGGATAGCATCCTCAGCATCGCGAGCGTCTTCAAACTACAATCACAAGAAGtgaaaaataaaacagaaaacaTGTCATTATCTCGTGCAACAAACCACATTGACAAACTAGAAGCCCAAATATAACATATAAATGAAACCCATTTATTTGTGCTGGATCGGTGCAATAAGTGTTAGCTTCCTATCAAAGCCAGCTTTATTCATAGTATACGGTTGCTGATACTAGGTTTTGCGTACGACTGCTACAACAATACTTCATGCCATGAAGATGCTTCCCAGTGCATACCACCCGCTATAATATCTAACTATTAAATAGGTATGTATAGCTAACTTACATGCCTACCCCCTACCCTGTGGCTTCATTATTAACATAACGGTATGGGTAGGGCTGTCGCTGAGCATAGGCCAGCTAGGCGACGGCCTAGGGCCCCCAAATCTTAGGGGTCCCCCAAATTCTATCTATTTCCCATTAAGTattcgtttttttcttcttctttctttcgttCTTTTTCTTTCTGATCTGATTTCCCATCTA encodes:
- the LOC113349677 gene encoding serine/arginine-rich splicing factor SR30-like isoform X1 yields the protein MTGRSSRTLYVGNLPGDIREREVEDLFYKYGPIIDIDLKVPPRPPGYAFVEVDPIPRAVANYMGALGEVRETGSSFEDARDAEDAIRGRDGYSFDGHRLRVELAHGGRGQSSSIDRHSSYSSGGGRGGVSRRSDYRVLVTGLPSSASWQDLKDHMRRAGDVCFSQVYREGSVSSTIGVVDYTNYDDMKYAIRKLDDSEFRNAFSRAYVRVKEYDSRRSLSRSRSRSSSLRSRSRSYSRSKSRSKSPRTKSSRYSVSRSRSRSVSSDSRSASVSRSPSRSRSPLPARRVRSSKKRTPSRSRSLSQSLSPVVRSDRSRSVDSRGR
- the LOC113349677 gene encoding serine/arginine-rich-splicing factor SR34-like isoform X3, encoding MTGRSSRTLYVGNLPGDIREREVEDLFYKYGPIIDIDLKVPPRPPGYAFVEFEDARDAEDAIRGRDGYSFDGHRLRVELAHGGRGQSSSIDRHSSYSSGGGRGGVSRRSDYRVLVTGLPSSASWQDLKDHMRRAGDVCFSQVYREGSVSSTIGVVDYTNYDDMKYAIRKLDDSEFRNAFSRAYVRVKEYDSRRSLSRSRSRSSSLRSRSRSYSRSKSRSKSPRTKSSRYSVSRSRSRSVSSDSRSASVSRSPSRSRSPLPARRVRSSKKRTPSRSRSLSQSLSPVVRSDRSRSVDSRGR
- the LOC113349677 gene encoding serine/arginine-rich splicing factor SR30-like isoform X2, producing MTGRSSRTLYVGNLPGDIREREVEDLFYKYGPIIDIDLKVPPRPPGYAFVEVDPIPRAVANYMGALGEVRETGSSFEDARDAEDAIRGRDGYSFDGHRLRVELAHGGRGQSSSIDRHSSYSSGGGRGGVSRRSDYRVLVTGLPSSASWQDLKDHMRRAGDVCFSQVYREGSGTIGVVDYTNYDDMKYAIRKLDDSEFRNAFSRAYVRVKEYDSRRSLSRSRSRSSSLRSRSRSYSRSKSRSKSPRTKSSRYSVSRSRSRSVSSDSRSASVSRSPSRSRSPLPARRVRSSKKRTPSRSRSLSQSLSPVVRSDRSRSVDSRGR
- the LOC113349677 gene encoding serine/arginine-rich-splicing factor SR34-like isoform X4, which produces MTGRSSRTLYVGNLPGDIREREVEDLFYKYGPIIDIDLKVPPRPPGYAFVEFEDARDAEDAIRGRDGYSFDGHRLRVELAHGGRGQSSSIDRHSSYSSGGGRGGVSRRSDYRVLVTGLPSSASWQDLKDHMRRAGDVCFSQVYREGSGTIGVVDYTNYDDMKYAIRKLDDSEFRNAFSRAYVRVKEYDSRRSLSRSRSRSSSLRSRSRSYSRSKSRSKSPRTKSSRYSVSRSRSRSVSSDSRSASVSRSPSRSRSPLPARRVRSSKKRTPSRSRSLSQSLSPVVRSDRSRSVDSRGR